The following are from one region of the Denitrobacterium detoxificans genome:
- a CDS encoding 23S rRNA (pseudouridine(1915)-N(3))-methyltransferase RlmH, producing the protein MQKVTIVATGKLKERFWKDACAEYLKRLGAYAQVEVKEIPDSTREREEPLQLSALQAAKGAHIILLDIRGKETSSEGLAGKLEQLAVQGDSHVVFVIGGSDGVGSAVRQMANERMSFGPITMPHNLARVVLLEQIYRAYKIIRHEPYHK; encoded by the coding sequence ATGCAGAAGGTAACTATCGTGGCTACGGGCAAGCTGAAGGAGCGTTTCTGGAAGGATGCCTGCGCGGAGTACCTGAAGCGCTTGGGCGCATATGCTCAGGTGGAGGTGAAGGAGATTCCCGACAGCACGCGCGAGCGGGAAGAGCCCCTGCAGCTTTCTGCCTTGCAGGCGGCAAAGGGCGCTCACATTATCCTGCTCGACATCCGCGGGAAGGAGACGTCGAGCGAGGGCCTTGCCGGCAAGTTGGAACAGCTTGCCGTTCAGGGCGACTCGCACGTGGTGTTCGTGATTGGCGGCAGTGATGGCGTGGGCTCGGCGGTGCGCCAGATGGCCAACGAACGCATGAGCTTCGGCCCCATTACCATGCCGCATAACCTTGCGCGCGTGGTGCTGCTCGAGCAGATTTACCGTGCGTACAAGATCATTCGCCACGAGCCATACCATAAGTAG
- a CDS encoding molybdopterin biosynthesis protein, whose product MSQEPSLDAWLAEAKQDPQASQCGMYLFHNGVVRATPKAQVRGGEEGLPAVERVDFSYNAEGVQEAIAKTLEREGIYYARVWLAEGSVPVGGSLMYVLIGGDIRPRVIDALTFLVGTIKNELVVEAEAYVE is encoded by the coding sequence ATGTCTCAGGAACCCTCTCTCGATGCATGGCTTGCCGAGGCCAAGCAGGACCCGCAGGCCAGCCAGTGCGGTATGTACCTTTTCCATAACGGCGTGGTGCGCGCTACGCCCAAGGCGCAGGTGCGCGGTGGGGAAGAGGGCCTTCCCGCTGTGGAGCGCGTCGATTTCTCGTACAACGCCGAAGGCGTGCAGGAGGCCATCGCGAAGACGCTCGAGCGCGAGGGCATCTACTATGCCCGCGTGTGGCTGGCGGAAGGCTCCGTGCCCGTTGGCGGCTCGCTTATGTACGTGCTCATCGGTGGCGACATTCGTCCTCGCGTCATCGACGCTCTTACGTTCTTGGTGGGCACCATCAAGAACGAGCTCGTGGTGGAAGCGGAAGCATACGTGGAATAG
- a CDS encoding Sapep family Mn(2+)-dependent dipeptidase — MVSEEFERELDAYLDEHWDDMVEDLASLVRVRSVEDMEQAASGAPYGPGPAQGLEAALALTERLGFRSQNLEGYIGTADIPGESDRQIGVICHSDVVPEGDGWHYPPFDVTRKAGYLIGRGTVDDKGPLVVALHAAKFLRERGTAFPYTLRFLVGANEETGMRDLEYYLARYQEPMVTISPDEDFPLCFGEKGHVRGYFESAPIEDGVVRSLQGGLAYNAVAGAATAVLDADPSLFQATERVSVEPTEEGGTRLVARGVQVHAAFPEGGVNAIHELAKVVLASNACTEAERSWFEFMDALLGVTDGSGIGLACSDDMFGALTCVGGMTRMAEGKLGQTVDIRCPAAISEDEVVAALERAAKRAGATWHTTKISPRFFQDPNGTFVRTLVSAYRDITGDMQEPYTVGGRTYASHFTHAVAFGAGVHGAQHPSWVGPMHGADEGASEANLKQAFKVYALAIERLMQVDWVAEYPDLAR, encoded by the coding sequence ATGGTTTCGGAAGAATTCGAACGTGAGCTCGATGCGTATCTCGATGAGCACTGGGATGACATGGTGGAAGACCTTGCGTCGCTCGTACGCGTGCGCAGCGTGGAAGATATGGAACAGGCGGCTAGCGGCGCACCGTATGGTCCTGGGCCTGCCCAGGGGTTGGAAGCGGCGCTTGCCCTTACCGAGCGACTGGGTTTTCGCTCGCAGAATCTGGAAGGGTACATTGGCACGGCCGACATTCCGGGCGAAAGCGACCGTCAGATTGGCGTGATTTGCCATTCCGACGTGGTGCCCGAGGGCGACGGCTGGCATTACCCTCCGTTCGACGTGACGCGCAAGGCTGGCTACCTCATCGGTCGCGGCACGGTGGACGACAAGGGGCCGCTCGTGGTGGCATTACATGCGGCGAAGTTTCTGCGCGAGCGCGGCACGGCGTTCCCGTATACTCTGCGCTTCCTGGTGGGCGCGAATGAGGAAACCGGCATGCGCGACCTTGAGTACTACCTTGCTCGCTACCAGGAACCCATGGTGACCATTTCCCCCGACGAGGACTTTCCGCTGTGCTTTGGCGAGAAGGGGCATGTGAGGGGCTATTTCGAAAGCGCGCCCATCGAGGATGGCGTCGTTCGCTCCCTGCAGGGCGGCCTTGCCTATAACGCCGTTGCTGGCGCGGCAACGGCCGTTCTGGATGCCGACCCGTCGCTTTTCCAGGCCACGGAGCGCGTATCGGTTGAGCCCACGGAAGAAGGCGGAACGCGTTTGGTTGCACGCGGCGTGCAGGTGCATGCTGCGTTCCCCGAAGGTGGCGTGAATGCCATTCACGAGCTCGCGAAGGTCGTGCTTGCTTCGAATGCGTGCACGGAAGCCGAGCGTTCGTGGTTCGAGTTTATGGATGCCTTGTTGGGCGTAACCGATGGTTCGGGCATTGGCCTTGCCTGCTCCGACGACATGTTCGGCGCGCTTACCTGCGTGGGTGGCATGACCCGTATGGCCGAAGGCAAGCTTGGGCAAACCGTCGACATACGTTGCCCTGCAGCTATCAGCGAAGACGAGGTCGTGGCTGCGCTCGAGCGCGCTGCCAAGCGCGCGGGTGCTACCTGGCATACCACGAAGATTTCGCCGCGCTTCTTCCAGGACCCGAATGGTACGTTCGTGCGTACGCTCGTTTCCGCATACCGCGATATCACGGGCGACATGCAAGAGCCCTACACGGTGGGCGGTCGTACGTATGCCAGCCACTTCACGCATGCCGTGGCGTTCGGCGCGGGCGTGCATGGCGCGCAGCATCCCAGCTGGGTCGGCCCCATGCATGGCGCCGACGAGGGTGCGTCGGAAGCGAATCTGAAGCAGGCCTTTAAAGTGTATGCACTGGCGATAGAGCGCCTTATGCAGGTCGATTGGGTTGCCGAATACCCCGACCTTGCCCGATAA
- a CDS encoding aminotransferase, whose amino-acid sequence MHIKTIGVEEYLNIWEHDATWDIAQSTIASLTMAEILELDGKQGETFYEQLNREKMNYGWIEGSADFKQEVAKLYRNVDPDNVLQMNGGTGANLNAIMALVEPGDHVVAEYPTYQPLYDLPAALGAEVEHWQIHEEDGWQPRLDELKKLVRPDTKLICVNNASNPLGTLITTDVMEEIVEIARSVGAWVLCDEVFFPLEDADTCTSIVDLYDKGVCTNSVSKDYSVPAARCGWTVSNKELADRMRVLRDYTMICSGVFNDALATYVLRNREAIVERNLSIIRKNRAITQEWIDSEPRVSWVPPKGVSVSYIRLDIPEDDEKFCLDLLRDEGVLLVPGSRFDLPRGARLGYCAPEATLREGLKRLSGYLRKFD is encoded by the coding sequence ATGCACATTAAGACAATCGGTGTTGAAGAGTACCTGAATATCTGGGAGCACGATGCCACGTGGGATATCGCCCAGTCCACTATCGCAAGCCTTACGATGGCGGAAATCCTCGAGCTCGATGGCAAGCAGGGCGAAACGTTCTACGAGCAGCTGAATCGCGAGAAGATGAATTATGGCTGGATCGAAGGGTCTGCCGATTTCAAGCAGGAAGTCGCAAAGCTCTATCGCAATGTGGACCCCGATAACGTCCTTCAGATGAATGGCGGTACGGGCGCCAACTTGAATGCGATTATGGCTCTGGTGGAACCTGGCGACCATGTGGTTGCCGAGTATCCTACCTATCAGCCCCTGTACGATTTGCCCGCAGCGCTTGGCGCCGAAGTGGAGCATTGGCAGATTCACGAAGAGGATGGCTGGCAGCCGCGCCTCGACGAGTTGAAGAAGCTCGTGCGCCCTGACACGAAGCTCATTTGCGTGAACAACGCGAGCAACCCCCTGGGTACCCTCATCACCACCGACGTGATGGAGGAAATCGTCGAAATCGCTCGCAGCGTTGGAGCGTGGGTGCTGTGCGACGAAGTGTTCTTCCCGCTGGAGGATGCCGATACGTGCACGAGCATCGTCGACCTGTACGACAAGGGCGTATGCACCAACAGCGTGAGCAAGGACTATAGCGTTCCGGCAGCGCGTTGCGGCTGGACGGTAAGCAACAAGGAGCTTGCCGATAGGATGCGCGTGCTACGCGACTACACGATGATCTGCAGTGGCGTGTTCAACGATGCACTCGCCACGTACGTATTGCGCAATCGCGAGGCAATCGTGGAGCGCAACCTGTCCATCATTAGGAAGAATCGCGCCATTACGCAGGAGTGGATTGATTCCGAACCGCGCGTGAGCTGGGTACCGCCGAAGGGCGTGTCCGTAAGCTACATCAGGCTCGATATTCCCGAGGACGATGAGAAGTTCTGTCTCGATCTATTGCGCGACGAAGGCGTTCTTCTGGTTCCGGGCAGCAGGTTCGACCTGCCGCGCGGTGCTCGCTTGGGGTATTGCGCTCCCGAGGCTACGCTGCGCGAGGGCTTGAAGCGCCTGAGTGGCTACTTGCGCAAGTTCGACTAG
- a CDS encoding basic amino acid/polyamine antiporter: MGEKIKGVGLFGLIGLVVSSCIGSGVYALTGQLAGAAAPGSALIGWVFAGAGFLFLALSLANLGAKKPEIDGLYQYATEGFGPFAGFISGWGYWLSAWLGNIGFATMVVQVLGSLFPGTFDATLTDPAGILSIVIVSIFLWAITFLVINGVESAAFLNAIVMVVKVVSILLFILFCLFAFNAGVFTADFWGELERNAAVMALSEGEVELGGITNQIINCIIAMMWVFIGIEGATVMSKRAERKSDVGKATIIGLIVLLVLYIGASVLPYGVMPYEELIAAESPATITVFEYLAPGWGGTFISIAIIISVLGSWLSFTMLPAETSSGMSDDHLLPASWNKVNKKNAPQMALLIVGLCTQVFLIVAFAAADAYTFAISMCTVTIMISWALAAAYQVKLGKETGDTKNMVFGFIAVAFQILCMVLAGWQFLLLACLGYIPGFFFYAKARKEAGKEFTQGEKIGAVIISIVGIISIPLTAIGFIPVF; encoded by the coding sequence ATGGGAGAAAAAATCAAGGGTGTAGGCCTCTTTGGCCTCATCGGACTCGTGGTGAGCTCCTGCATCGGTTCTGGCGTCTACGCCCTGACCGGTCAGCTCGCCGGCGCCGCTGCTCCGGGTAGCGCGCTCATCGGCTGGGTCTTTGCAGGCGCAGGCTTCCTGTTCCTGGCTCTGTCCCTGGCCAACCTGGGTGCCAAGAAGCCCGAAATCGACGGCCTCTATCAGTACGCCACGGAAGGCTTCGGCCCCTTTGCCGGCTTCATTTCCGGCTGGGGTTACTGGCTGTCCGCATGGCTGGGTAACATCGGCTTCGCCACGATGGTGGTGCAGGTTCTGGGAAGCCTCTTCCCGGGGACCTTCGATGCTACGCTCACCGATCCCGCTGGCATCCTGAGCATCGTGATCGTGTCCATCTTCCTGTGGGCCATCACGTTCCTGGTTATCAACGGCGTGGAGAGCGCTGCGTTCCTGAACGCCATCGTCATGGTGGTCAAGGTCGTGTCCATCCTGCTGTTCATCCTGTTCTGCCTCTTCGCCTTCAACGCTGGCGTGTTCACCGCCGACTTCTGGGGCGAGCTTGAGCGCAACGCGGCCGTTATGGCCCTGAGCGAGGGCGAGGTTGAACTGGGCGGCATTACCAACCAGATCATCAACTGCATCATCGCCATGATGTGGGTATTCATCGGCATCGAGGGCGCTACGGTTATGTCCAAGCGTGCCGAGCGCAAGTCCGACGTGGGCAAGGCCACCATCATCGGTCTGATCGTCCTGCTGGTGCTCTACATTGGCGCTTCCGTGCTTCCCTATGGCGTTATGCCCTACGAGGAGCTCATCGCTGCCGAAAGCCCCGCAACCATCACCGTGTTCGAGTACCTGGCTCCCGGTTGGGGCGGTACGTTCATCTCCATCGCCATCATCATCAGCGTTCTGGGTTCTTGGCTGTCCTTCACCATGCTCCCCGCTGAGACCTCTTCGGGCATGAGCGACGACCACCTGCTGCCGGCTTCCTGGAACAAGGTGAACAAGAAGAACGCTCCTCAGATGGCCCTCCTCATCGTTGGCCTCTGCACGCAGGTCTTCCTGATCGTCGCCTTCGCTGCTGCCGACGCTTACACGTTCGCCATTAGCATGTGCACCGTTACCATCATGATCTCCTGGGCTCTGGCTGCTGCCTACCAGGTGAAGCTGGGCAAGGAAACGGGCGACACCAAGAACATGGTCTTCGGCTTCATCGCCGTTGCGTTCCAGATCCTCTGCATGGTTCTCGCCGGTTGGCAGTTCCTGCTGCTGGCCTGCCTGGGCTACATCCCCGGCTTCTTCTTCTACGCCAAGGCGCGTAAGGAAGCTGGCAAGGAATTCACCCAGGGCGAGAAGATCGGCGCTGTTATCATCAGCATCGTGGGTATCATCAGCATTCCGCTTACGGCCATTGGCTTCATTCCCGTGTTCTAA
- a CDS encoding arginine deiminase: MTGVNVKSEIGPLKKVILHRPGKELLNLTPDTLERLLFDDIPFLEIAQQEHDAFAQALRDNGVEVVYLEDLMADVIRDNAALRSQFIEEWLEEADIHTPKWHKLLHEYLDANYADPKALVEKTMEGIHLDELEVDRSNSLIDQVSSPTKMVCDPMPNLYFTRDPFAMVGNGVTIHRMYSVTRNRETMYGKYIFDNHPDFKGTPQYYSRDNAFHIEGGDILNINDHVLAIGISQRTEPDAIDTLAQGIFHDERSSIDTILAFDIPNSRAFMHLDTVFTQIDHDKFTIHPGILGPLTVFELTKGAEGEVKVKRLDSDLESILTKYVGQPVQLLQCGAGDRIAAEREQWNDGSNTLCIEPGKICVYQRNNVTNDFLYKNGLELVVIPSCELSRGRGGPRCMSMPAWREDL, from the coding sequence ATGACCGGAGTAAACGTCAAGAGCGAGATCGGACCTCTTAAGAAGGTCATTCTCCATCGTCCGGGCAAGGAGCTTCTCAACCTTACCCCCGACACGCTCGAGCGTCTGCTGTTCGACGACATTCCGTTCCTGGAAATCGCTCAGCAGGAGCACGATGCCTTCGCGCAGGCTCTGCGCGACAATGGCGTCGAGGTCGTCTATCTGGAAGACCTCATGGCCGACGTTATTCGCGACAACGCGGCTCTGCGCAGCCAGTTCATCGAAGAGTGGCTGGAAGAGGCCGACATTCACACTCCGAAGTGGCACAAGCTGCTCCACGAGTACCTGGATGCCAACTACGCCGATCCGAAGGCCCTGGTCGAAAAGACCATGGAGGGCATTCATCTGGACGAGCTGGAAGTCGACCGCTCGAACAGCCTGATCGACCAGGTTTCCAGCCCCACCAAGATGGTGTGCGATCCCATGCCCAACCTGTACTTCACCCGCGACCCGTTCGCGATGGTGGGCAATGGCGTTACCATCCACCGCATGTACTCCGTCACGCGTAACCGCGAGACGATGTACGGCAAGTACATCTTCGACAACCATCCCGACTTCAAGGGCACGCCGCAGTACTACAGCCGCGACAACGCCTTCCACATCGAGGGTGGCGACATCCTGAACATCAACGACCACGTGCTCGCCATTGGCATCAGCCAGCGCACCGAGCCCGACGCCATCGACACGCTGGCGCAGGGCATCTTCCACGACGAGCGCTCCAGCATCGACACCATTCTGGCGTTCGACATCCCGAACAGCCGCGCGTTCATGCATCTGGACACGGTGTTCACCCAGATCGACCACGACAAGTTCACCATTCACCCGGGCATCCTGGGCCCGCTCACGGTCTTCGAGCTCACCAAGGGCGCGGAAGGCGAAGTGAAGGTAAAGCGCCTCGACTCCGACCTCGAGAGCATCCTCACGAAGTACGTGGGCCAGCCCGTCCAGCTGCTGCAGTGCGGCGCCGGCGATCGCATCGCCGCCGAGCGCGAGCAGTGGAACGACGGCAGCAACACGCTGTGCATCGAGCCTGGCAAGATCTGCGTCTACCAGCGCAACAACGTCACGAACGACTTCCTGTACAAGAACGGTCTTGAACTGGTCGTCATCCCCAGCTGCGAGCTGTCTCGCGGCCGTGGTGGCCCGCGCTGCATGAGCATGCCGGCCTGGCGCGAAGACCTGTAG
- a CDS encoding deoxyguanosinetriphosphate triphosphohydrolase family protein, whose translation MAVASNPEFTFTEDERAYVREGLAAREALLSPYATRDSQAIFERPDWQDEDTDLVRPAFVRDVDRVLNNAFYNRCMDKTQVFPFYRNDDLTRRSFHLQLVSQISRKIGAALRLNIALIEAIALGHDMGHTPFGHEGEYALSDAYHRHTSASGKPGRYFNHNVHSVRLLRTVAYRNLSLQALNGMLCHCGEKAFAEYHPAPCDTFAQLDDMMETCYTQKGASQLLRPSTLEGCVVRICDILAYLGKDRQDALTVRVLTPEEYPLKDSVLGSTNSEFIHNATANIIKNSIEKPYLAMDEDVFQAIIDAKELNSRQIYLSQEAHEKLTGIVHPMMDRLYDRFLEDVKAGDESSYIFRHHINAWMMRSNPVYADQDPNDIVVDYIASMTDEYFISLFNYLYPKEAVSEEELYVPYFHE comes from the coding sequence ATGGCCGTGGCGAGCAATCCCGAATTCACGTTTACCGAAGATGAGCGCGCCTATGTGCGCGAAGGGCTTGCCGCTCGCGAAGCCCTGCTTTCCCCGTATGCTACGCGTGATAGCCAGGCCATATTCGAGCGCCCCGATTGGCAAGACGAAGACACCGATTTGGTGCGCCCCGCTTTCGTGCGCGACGTGGATCGCGTGCTGAACAACGCTTTCTACAACCGCTGCATGGACAAGACGCAGGTCTTTCCGTTCTATCGTAACGACGACCTCACCAGGCGCTCGTTTCACCTGCAGCTGGTTTCCCAGATATCGCGCAAGATCGGCGCCGCCCTGCGCCTGAACATCGCGCTCATCGAGGCCATCGCCCTGGGGCACGACATGGGGCATACTCCGTTTGGCCACGAGGGGGAATACGCGCTTTCCGATGCGTATCACCGTCATACGTCTGCGTCGGGTAAGCCCGGACGCTATTTCAACCATAATGTGCACAGCGTGCGTTTGCTGCGCACGGTGGCGTACCGCAATCTTTCCCTGCAGGCGCTCAATGGCATGCTCTGTCATTGCGGCGAAAAGGCCTTTGCGGAATACCATCCTGCGCCGTGCGATACGTTTGCGCAGTTGGATGACATGATGGAGACGTGCTATACGCAGAAGGGCGCGAGCCAGCTTCTGCGACCCTCCACGCTGGAGGGGTGCGTGGTGCGCATCTGCGACATCCTGGCCTATCTGGGCAAGGACAGGCAAGACGCCCTTACCGTGCGCGTGCTTACGCCCGAGGAATACCCGCTGAAAGACAGCGTGCTGGGCTCCACGAATTCCGAGTTCATCCACAATGCCACGGCCAACATCATCAAGAACAGCATCGAGAAGCCCTATCTGGCTATGGACGAAGACGTGTTCCAGGCCATCATCGATGCGAAGGAGCTGAACAGCCGTCAAATCTACCTTTCTCAGGAAGCGCATGAAAAGCTTACGGGCATCGTGCATCCCATGATGGACCGTCTGTACGACCGTTTCCTGGAAGACGTGAAGGCGGGCGACGAGAGCTCGTACATCTTCCGCCATCACATCAATGCGTGGATGATGCGCAGCAATCCGGTGTATGCGGACCAAGATCCGAATGACATCGTGGTCGATTACATTGCGAGCATGACCGACGAGTACTTCATCAGCCTGTTTAATTACTTGTATCCCAAAGAGGCCGTAAGCGAGGAGGAACTGTACGTTCCGTACTTCCACGAGTAA
- the recR gene encoding recombination mediator RecR, with translation MQSAPSIQTLLDEFSRLPGIGPKSAQRIVYWLLNSDRATSERLAEAIMNVKDSVHFCKTCFNYAEGDCCQICESPDRDRGVICVVSEPRDIPPIERTHEFSGLYHVLGGALSPLEGIGPDDLHIGELMARLSSSEVHEVILATNPNVEGETTASYLARLIRPLGITVTRLASGLPVGGDLEFADEVTLGRAIETRRTL, from the coding sequence ATGCAATCCGCTCCTTCCATACAGACGCTGCTCGATGAGTTTTCCCGGCTGCCCGGCATTGGCCCGAAGTCGGCTCAGCGCATCGTCTACTGGCTTCTGAATTCCGATCGCGCCACCTCCGAGCGCTTGGCGGAAGCCATTATGAACGTGAAGGATTCGGTGCATTTCTGCAAGACGTGCTTCAACTACGCGGAGGGCGATTGCTGTCAGATATGCGAATCGCCCGACCGTGACCGGGGCGTTATCTGCGTGGTTTCCGAACCGCGCGATATTCCGCCTATTGAACGCACGCACGAGTTTTCCGGCTTGTATCACGTCCTCGGCGGGGCGCTTTCCCCGCTCGAGGGCATTGGTCCCGACGACCTGCATATCGGCGAGCTCATGGCGCGCCTGTCCAGCAGCGAGGTGCACGAGGTGATCCTGGCCACCAATCCCAATGTGGAAGGCGAAACCACCGCCAGCTACCTTGCGCGCCTCATTCGCCCGCTGGGCATTACCGTGACGCGCCTGGCCAGCGGCTTGCCCGTTGGTGGCGACCTGGAATTCGCCGACGAGGTAACGCTTGGCCGCGCCATCGAAACAAGGCGTACACTGTAG
- a CDS encoding YbaB/EbfC family nucleoid-associated protein: MDMKKMMRQAQKMQAQLAQAQEEIKDMEHEATAGGGMVKVVVTGEMMVKSISIDPEAVDPEDVEMLQDMVLAATNEALRGMAEISSARLNSVTGGMNIPGF; encoded by the coding sequence ATGGACATGAAGAAGATGATGCGCCAGGCCCAGAAGATGCAGGCGCAGCTGGCCCAGGCCCAGGAAGAGATCAAGGACATGGAGCACGAGGCCACCGCTGGCGGCGGCATGGTGAAGGTCGTGGTCACGGGCGAAATGATGGTCAAGTCCATCTCCATCGACCCCGAAGCCGTCGATCCCGAGGACGTGGAAATGCTGCAGGACATGGTTCTGGCTGCCACGAATGAGGCCCTGCGCGGCATGGCCGAAATCAGTTCCGCCCGTCTGAACAGCGTTACCGGCGGCATGAACATCCCCGGCTTCTAG
- the dnaX gene encoding DNA polymerase III subunit gamma/tau has protein sequence MSEALYRKYRPQVFEDVVGQDHIERTLKNAIEQDKVSHAYLFCGPRGTGKTTTARLLAKALLCENGPTSTPDGTCEQCQAVANGTHPDVYELDAASRTGVENVRDEIIGRVNYAPTSGSKKVYIIDEVHMLSTAAFNALLKTLEEPPSHVVFVLCTTDPQKVPETIHSRCQRFDFHRISNDEIVARLGAVCVAEDVEFEGDALDLIAHRAQGGMRNALTSLEQLIAFGEGKVTVKGAEDLLGSLDSSDMAEIIDAIGKRDAAACFTWTATYMETGADLAQFVRDMAQHVRNMYVMSLAGADAAIDITDAERREIVRELEMFGSDRLANMLGVLGDVVSDMRSSTNPRLLFEIALTRLVRPDAELTLASLAERVEALEGGAAALPARSGVAAPAQAPVAAPVAAPAPVPVAVPAPAPAPAPVASQAPVAPAPAPAPAQAAPSKPLSGHEAARAAAAAAAARAQQARNHANVAAAPAPAPARTAPKPALSRPYTQPTPAVPAAASPTQAGGDLASVVSNPAALQRMWRSVVAAVKKEKPAYGVFLIAVKVAPEPGNTGVRIEFAPGNEFAFSRAQKPEFQDMLKRIFVQVAGVDVPFTCVQAAAAAPAPAPAAQPARPAAAPVVPPRPAPAPTPVAAPAPPVDDVPLDAYEGVVPTEAPAYDAPVAAPMPAAAPAPAPAGGAAPETADDFSKMLSETMGSSIVFEQIDE, from the coding sequence ATGTCAGAGGCTCTATATCGCAAATATCGCCCGCAGGTATTCGAAGATGTGGTCGGTCAGGATCACATCGAGCGCACGCTGAAGAATGCCATCGAGCAAGATAAGGTCAGCCACGCGTACCTGTTCTGCGGCCCGCGTGGCACGGGCAAGACCACCACGGCGCGCCTGCTCGCAAAGGCCTTGCTGTGCGAAAACGGCCCCACGAGCACGCCCGATGGCACATGCGAGCAATGCCAGGCCGTGGCAAACGGCACGCACCCCGACGTATACGAACTCGACGCGGCAAGTCGTACGGGCGTCGAAAACGTGCGCGACGAGATCATCGGCCGCGTAAACTATGCTCCCACCAGCGGAAGCAAGAAGGTCTACATCATCGACGAGGTCCACATGCTGTCCACGGCCGCGTTCAACGCGCTGCTGAAGACGCTCGAGGAGCCCCCGTCTCACGTGGTGTTCGTACTGTGTACTACCGACCCTCAGAAGGTCCCCGAAACCATTCATTCGCGCTGCCAGCGCTTCGATTTCCATCGCATCTCGAATGACGAAATCGTGGCTCGCCTGGGCGCCGTTTGCGTAGCCGAGGACGTTGAATTCGAGGGCGACGCACTCGACTTGATCGCTCATCGAGCTCAGGGCGGCATGCGCAATGCCCTTACGTCGCTGGAACAGCTCATCGCCTTTGGCGAGGGCAAGGTTACGGTGAAGGGCGCCGAGGATCTGCTGGGTTCCCTGGATTCTTCCGACATGGCCGAAATCATCGACGCCATTGGCAAGCGCGATGCTGCCGCGTGCTTTACGTGGACGGCCACGTACATGGAAACGGGTGCCGACCTGGCGCAATTCGTGCGCGATATGGCGCAGCACGTACGCAACATGTACGTCATGTCGCTGGCTGGCGCCGATGCCGCTATCGACATCACCGACGCCGAGCGCCGGGAAATCGTCCGCGAGCTGGAAATGTTCGGAAGCGATCGCCTGGCCAACATGCTTGGCGTTCTGGGCGACGTGGTATCCGACATGCGCAGCTCCACGAATCCGCGTCTTTTGTTCGAAATCGCCCTTACGCGCCTGGTGCGTCCCGATGCCGAGCTCACGCTCGCTTCGCTGGCCGAGCGCGTGGAGGCGCTCGAGGGCGGTGCTGCCGCCCTGCCCGCGCGCTCTGGCGTGGCCGCGCCCGCGCAGGCTCCCGTAGCTGCGCCCGTTGCGGCTCCCGCACCCGTGCCGGTTGCCGTCCCGGCTCCTGCACCTGCACCCGCTCCGGTTGCTTCGCAGGCTCCCGTGGCTCCGGCTCCTGCACCTGCGCCCGCGCAGGCTGCCCCCTCGAAGCCGCTTTCAGGTCATGAGGCTGCCCGTGCTGCAGCGGCTGCTGCTGCAGCTCGCGCTCAACAGGCGCGTAACCATGCGAATGTGGCTGCTGCGCCCGCGCCAGCTCCGGCTCGCACTGCTCCCAAGCCTGCGCTGAGCCGTCCGTACACACAGCCTACGCCGGCCGTTCCCGCGGCGGCGTCTCCCACGCAGGCCGGTGGTGATCTGGCCAGCGTCGTGTCGAACCCGGCAGCGCTTCAGCGCATGTGGCGTTCGGTCGTGGCGGCGGTCAAGAAGGAAAAACCCGCGTATGGCGTGTTCCTCATCGCGGTGAAGGTTGCTCCCGAGCCCGGCAATACGGGCGTGCGCATTGAATTTGCGCCGGGCAACGAATTTGCGTTCTCGCGTGCTCAGAAACCCGAGTTCCAGGATATGCTCAAGCGCATCTTCGTCCAGGTAGCTGGCGTGGATGTTCCCTTTACGTGCGTTCAGGCCGCTGCTGCGGCTCCGGCTCCCGCGCCCGCTGCTCAGCCTGCTCGCCCTGCGGCTGCCCCCGTCGTTCCTCCGCGTCCGGCTCCGGCTCCCACGCCCGTTGCGGCTCCCGCGCCCCCGGTGGACGACGTTCCGCTCGACGCATACGAAGGCGTCGTGCCAACTGAAGCACCTGCGTACGATGCCCCCGTTGCCGCTCCCATGCCTGCGGCGGCTCCTGCGCCTGCCCCGGCAGGTGGCGCCGCGCCCGAAACGGCCGACGATTTCAGTAAAATGCTTTCGGAGACGATGGGCTCGTCCATCGTGTTCGAGCAGATAGACGAATAG